A genome region from Fusarium musae strain F31 chromosome 5, whole genome shotgun sequence includes the following:
- a CDS encoding hypothetical protein (EggNog:ENOG41) yields MIKDLEKPGVSVLPLEITSAKSIEECKEKVSELTGGRLDILVNNAGRTHTIPSIDTDLDDVRQTYEVNVFGPIQMVSTFAPLLIEARGLIINISSTSTLVPYIFGAIYSSTKGAINVWSRALRLELKPFNVRVMVAVTGTVRSNIASRTHRSLPPNSLYMPINDFFQRRLTFSQRTATMPTERYAEKLVTAALKGEGYLGGLIGGTPDWFYAGGMATKTWILSCLPNWVNETVIGIFFGIGGLTKKIQAARAKRD; encoded by the exons ATGATCAAGGACCTTGAGAAGCCCGGCGTCAGCGTCTTGCCTCTTGAGATCACCTCCGCCAAGAGCATAGAAGAGTGCAAAGAGAAGGTCTCCGAACTCACAGGCGGCCGCCTTGACATTCTCGTGAACAATGC TGGCCGAACTCACACCATCCCCTCCATTGACACAGATCTTGACGATGTTCGCCAAACATACGAGGTCAACGTCTTCGGCCCCATCCAGATGGTCTCAACCTTTGCGCCTCTCCTAATTGAAGCCCGcggtctcatcatcaacatctccagCACATCCACCCTCGTCCCTTACATCTTCGGCGCCATCTACTCCTCCACCAAGGGCGCCATCAACGTCTGGTCACGCGCGCTCCGTCTTGAACTCAAGCCTTTCAACGTGCGCGTCATGGTCGCCGTCACCGGAACAGTGCGATCCAACATCGCCAGCCGGACGCATCGATCTCTGCCGCCCAACTCTCTGTACATGCCCATCAATGACTTTTTCCAGCGACGATTGACGTTCAGTCAGCGCACCGCGACGATGCCGACGGAGAGGTATGCGGAGAAGTTGGTGACTGCTGCGTTGAAGGGTGAGGGATATCTGGGCGGGTTGATTGGGGGTACGCCTGACTGGTTTTACGCAGGGGGCATGGCGACCAAGACTTGGATTCTGTCGTGTTTGCCAAATTGGGTGAATGAGACGGTTATTGGCATATTCTTTGGCATCGGAGgtttgaccaagaagattcaAGCGGCGCGCGCAAAGAGGGACTAG
- a CDS encoding hypothetical protein (EggNog:ENOG41), with translation MAQAPSPTESVGCEPHGDHWHCEAARTDAVAATSEAEHDHEHTDATGTGSLAASPTESVGCEPHGDHWHCEGARSTLATEAKATESEHDHDHTDATGTGSLAPSPTESTGCEPHGDHWHCEAARTGIEAKATESEHDHDHTDATGSGSLAPSPTESIGCEPHGDHWHCDGPATAAADSTPTSSNSAAVTDNAAIGQMIPLAGMVAAAVFAL, from the exons atggctcagGCTCCTTCGCCTACTGAGTCTGTTGGTTGTGAGCCTCATGGTGATCATTGGCACTGCGAGGCTGCTCGTACCGATGCCGTTGCTGCTACCTCTGAGGCTGAGCATGATCACGAGCACACTGATGCTACTGGCACCGGTTCTCTTGCTGCTTCTCCTACCGAGTCTGTCGGCTGCGAGCCTCACGGCGACCACT GGCACTGCGAGGGCGCTCGATCTACCCTTGCGACTGAGGCCAAGGCCACCGAGTCTGAGCATGATCATGATCACACTGATGCTACTGGCACTGGTTCTCTTGCTCCCTCTCCTACTGAATCTACCGGCTGTGAGCCCCATGGTGACCACTGGCACTGTGAGGCTGCCCGCACTGGCATCGAGGCCAAGGCAACTGAGTCCGAGCATGATCACGACCACACTGACGCCACGGGCTCTGGCTCCCTCGCCCCCTCTCCCACCGAGTCCATCGGCTGCGAGCCCCATGGCGACCACT GGCACTGCGACGGTCCCGCTACCGCTGCTGCAGACAGCACTCCCACTTCCAGCAACTCAGCTGCTGTGACCGACAACGCTGCCATCGGCCAGATGATCCCTCTGGCTGGTATGGTCGCCGCTGCTGTTTTCGCTCTTTAA
- a CDS encoding hypothetical protein (EggNog:ENOG41): MGFNGYRDLVLPRAETDPLVRKAVLLVVEQHLSLQNGTAISLDPAAYGSLVRELIMRSHQCAPQDDDSALTALLLLHIREMISGSDNFKLIYGSLRVVVNALTKNAGEGTSDLRRFLQMQILRVCLFGESLFNETNGVHFIQAQQQACLEFITWCDRFHPELKDLLSQLASLTTWACDIYVQRAIFNPPPSETVPMIERFKQSLGQVDAYVDIVGRHLLAWPYFIVAAESSTPDHREFFLNKLAKLHNTTGCWNLLRAIDQVKEIWASQSSIRWTSLLGGPTQAFIM, translated from the exons ATGGGCTTCAACGGCTATCGAGATCTCGTATTACCAAGAGCAGAGACGGACCCTCTGGTCAGAAAAGCagttcttctcgtcgttgaACAACATCTCTCTTTGCAGAACGGCACTGCAATATCACTGGATCCAGCAGCTTATGGATCACTTGTAAGAGAACTAATCATGCGTTCTCACCAGTGTGCACCTCAAGATGATGATTCTGCACTCACTGCGTTGCTCCTACTACATATCCGGGAGATGATCAGCGGAAGCGATAACTTTAAACTTATCTATGGTTCGCTGCGAGTGGTTGTTAACGCACTTACGAAGAATGCGGGTGAAGGAACCTCTGATCTCAGAAGGTTTCTACAGATGCAGATACTGAG GGTCTGTCTGTTTGGAGAATCTCTCTTCAACGAAACCAACGGCGTTCACTTTATCcaagctcagcaacaagCTTGTCTCGAATTCATAACATGGTGCGACCGTTTCCACCCAGAACTAAAAGACCTTCTCTCCCAACTCGCCTCCCTAACAACATGGGCCTGCGACATCTATGTTCAAcgcgccatcttcaacccccCACCTTCCGAAACCGTACCCATGATCGAGAGATTCAAACAGTCACTCGGCCAAGTCGACGCTTACGTCGATATAGTGGGAAGACACCTTCTAGCTTGGCCGTATTTCATCGTGGCGGCTGAGAGCTCGACGCCAGATCATAGAGAGTTCTTTTTGAATAAGTTGGCCAAGTTGCATAATACGACTGGGTGCTGGAATCTGTTGAGGGCTATTGATCAGGTTAAGGAGATTTGGGCGTCGCAGTCTTCGATTCGATGGACGAGTTTGCTTGGTGGGCCGACGCAGGCTTTTATAATGTAA